The genome window ACTCATCCCTAATCACTATCTCTATTCTCCTTCCCTCGCGGTAGCCCTTCATCGCCGAGAGCATGCCCTTTATCGTTTTCTCAACGAGCTCCTGGACCCAGTCTTTCATTGGGAGAACCTGCCCGTCTATCTTAACCGTCACCTTCGGCTTCGAGCTGAGCACAACGCAGTCCTTAAGTGTTTTTTCGCCCTTTATTATCATCCTGGCCATCTCAGCACAGCTAAAACCGCAGAGGCCACAGTCTATGTTCGGAAGCATGAAGGCGCGCTTCTCAACGAGGTCGGCCAACTTCTCTGGCTCTTTGGTTGCATCTATCACTGGGAGGCCCTCTATCTCATCAACGCCGGTGGACGCTATTACCCCACTCACCGCCACAGCAAGTCCGTCGTTGAGCTCTCTAACATCTTCATCACTCCTCGCGCATATTACCCTTGGAACATGCTGGACCGACTTGAAGCCCTCAAGGAGGAGGAAATCTGTCGAGACCATTGAAAAGAGCGCGTTGATGTCATTGGCTTTAAAGAGAACCGCATCGGTGTCATGGGCCCTAACCAGAACTGCATCGGCCACCTGAGAAAAGCGCCATGTGTCGCTTCCTTCCCTGTCGAAGTTGGAGTGCATGCTCTTGGCTATTGCAACGC of Thermococcus sp. contains these proteins:
- the mobB gene encoding molybdopterin-guanine dinucleotide biosynthesis protein B, whose protein sequence is MRAMAFVGFKKSGKTTTVEAVARVLKERGYRVAIAKSMHSNFDREGSDTWRFSQVADAVLVRAHDTDAVLFKANDINALFSMVSTDFLLLEGFKSVQHVPRVICARSDEDVRELNDGLAVAVSGVIASTGVDEIEGLPVIDATKEPEKLADLVEKRAFMLPNIDCGLCGFSCAEMARMIIKGEKTLKDCVVLSSKPKVTVKIDGQVLPMKDWVQELVEKTIKGMLSAMKGYREGRRIEIVIRDE